In Leifsonia sp. PS1209, the genomic stretch GTCATCCCGGGTTTCGTCGACAGCCACACGCACCTCGTCTTCGGCGGTGACAGGGCCGCCGAGTTCGAGGCGAGGATGTCCGGGCAGCCGTATACCGCCGGCGGCATACGCAGCACGGTGGCTGCCACGCGCGCCGCCACGGACGCCGAGCTGTCCTCCCGCCTCGACGCCTTCGTGGCCGAGTTGCACGCTCAGGGCACCACGACCTTCGAGATCAAGAGCGGCTACGGCCTCACGGTCGACGACGAGGCCAGACTGCTGCGCCTCGCCGAACGCGTGACGCCGGAGACCACGTTCCTCGGCGCCCACGTCGTCCCGGCCGAGTACGCCGACGATCCCGAGGCATACGTCGAACTGGTCGTCGGCCCGATGCTCGACGCGTGCGCACCCCACGCACGCTGGATCGACGTGTTCTGCGAGACGGGCGCCTTCACGCCGGAGCAGTCCCGCCGCATCCTGTCGGCCGGCGCATCCCGCGGGCTCGGCGTGCGCGTCCACGCCAGCCAGCTCGCCCCCGGCCTCGGCGTCGCCGTCGCGGTCTCCCTCGACGCGGCGAGCGTCGACCACTGCACCCACCTCACGCCCGACGACATCGCCCGGCTGGCCGCCTCCCGCACGGTCGCGACGCTGCTGCCCGGCGTCGAGTTCTCCACCCGCCAGCCGTACCCGGATGCGCGCCGCCTCCTCGACGCGGGCGTCACCGTGGCCCTGGCGAGCGACTGCAACCCCGGCTCGTCGTTCACGTCGTCGATGCCGTTCTGCATCGCCGTCGCGGTGCGCGACATGGGGATGACGCCCGCCGAGGCGCTGTGGGCGGCGACCGCAGGAGGCGCTGCCGCGTTGCGCCGCGACGACGTCGGACACCTCGCGCCGGGCGCCCGTGCCGACTTCGCGGTGCTGCGCGCGCCCGGGTACGTGCACATGGCGTACCGGCCAGGGGTGCCGCTGGTGGCGGCCACGTATCGGGCCGGGGTGCGGGTGGGGTGACGGGCGCGCTGCTCGGGTGAACCTCAGCCGCGCAGCGCCAGCCCCGCCGCGACCTCCAGCACTAGCAGCGCCGCCAGCCGGACGGTGCGTCCATCCGGGGCGTCGGCCGTCGCATCCACCTCGGCGACGTCCGCTGAGCGCACGGCCCGGGATGCGCCCGCCAGCCTGGCGAAACGCCGCAGCTCCCACGCGGCCAGTCCTCCCGGCACCGACGCCGGGCAGCCGGGCGCGACCGACCGGTCGCACACATCCACGTCCAGGTCGACGTGCACCGGCCCGCCGGCCGCGCCGGCGATCTCGAGCGCCTCGGCCATCACGTCGTCGATCGGCCGCGCGTGCAGCGCATCCCGGGGCACGACCGTGATGCCGTACGCCTCCGCCCGCGCTGCGTACGCGGGCGAGTTCGCGAAGTCGGCGATCCCGATCTGCACCACTCTCCGGCCGTCCAGCCCGGCCTCGACCAGCCGGCGCACGGGCGACCCGTTGGAGACGCCGTCGCGCAGGTCGTGGTGCGCGTCGAGCGTGATCAGCCCGGCGGTCGGCAGCGCGTCGCCCCAGGCGCCGAGGGCGGCGGGAACGGTGAGCGCGTTGTCTCCCCCCACCGCAACGGTGACGCGCGACCGGCTGACCGCGTCCGCCATCGCGGCGATGGCGCGCCCTTCGCCCTCCGGCCCGTCGGGTTCGTCGACGTCGCCGGCGTCGGCGAACGCCAGCCGCTCCACCTCAGACCCCGGCACGAACGCCGCGTAGTAGCGCACCGCCTCCCGAACCGCTGCCGGCGTCTCCCCCGCTCCGGTCGCCGACAGCGACGTGCGCCAGGTCGGAATGCCGAGAAACGCCAGATCGACCGCCTCATCGCCGGGGATGCCGTCAAGCGACGGCCACGCCCCAGCGCGGGGCCATAGGGGGTCGACGGACAGCTGACGCGTGCTCATACCGCGACGCTAGCAACCCGGTCGCTCCTCCGGGCGGTGGGGCGGCGCCCCGCGTCTGGTATCTCGGACGCGACCCTCTCCGCGAGATGCCAGTAACTGCGCCGCATCCCGGGCGTTTCGCGACAGTTACTGGCATCTCGCGCGCGCGGGAGGCGCGGGAGCCAGTGGATGCGAGAACCGGCCGGATGCGAGACCCCGGGCACGAGACCCCGGGCACGAGACCCCGGGCGCGCGCGAACGGGCCGGACTCCGAGGAGTCCGGCCCGTTCGTGGCCGCTAGCGCTGCTGGCCGCCTGCGGGCGCCGTCCAGACGGGCGGCGCTGCCGCCGGGCCGCCGGATCCAGGGCCACCGGACTCGCCCGGCCCTCCGGGCGCACCCGGCGCACCCGGCGCGCCGGGGCCCCCGTCGCCGCCGCCGGTACCGCTCCCGCCAGCTCCGTCACCCGAGCCGGCATCCGGCCCTCCGGCCGCTGCGGCCTTCCGGGCGCGCTTCGCCGCCCGGCGCTCGCGCGCGCCCTCGACGAGGTTGTAGAGCGTCGGCAGCACCACGAGGGTGAGCAGCGTGGACGAGACCAGGCCGCCGATCACCACGATGGCGAGCGGCTGCGAGATGAAGCCGCCGTGGCCGGTGAGGCCGATCGCCATCGGGGTGAGGGCCGCGATGGTCGCGAGCGCCGTCATCAGGATCGGGCGCAGACGGCGGGAGGCGCCGTGCGCCACCGCCTCCGGCACGGACATCCCGCGTCTCCTGTACTGGTTGACCAGGTCGATGAGGACGATCGCGTTCGTCACCACGATGCCGATCAGCATCAGCACACCGATCAGCGACGCGACGCCGAGCGGGATGCCCGAGATGATCTGCAGCGCGATGGCGCCTGTCGCCGCGAACGGCACGGAGACCAGGAGCAGCAGCGGCTGGCGCAGCGACCGGAACGTCGCCACCATCACGATGTAGACGATCAGGATGGCCGCGAGCAGCGCGATCCCGAGCTGCGAGAACGCGTCCGACTGGCTGGAGGAGACTCCGCCGATCTTGGCCGTGGCCCCGGACGGCAGGTTCGCGTCCTTGAGCGCCGTGGTCACCGCGGCGTTCGCGGTGCCGAGGTTGTCGGTGGCCGGGGTGGCCGTGACCGTCGAGGTGCGCAGGCCGCGCTCGGTGGTGACCGTGGACGGACCGTTGGTCTCCTCGACCGACGCCAGTGTGCTCAGCGCAACCGGACCGGTGACCGTCGGAATCTGCAGGTCGGCCAGCTGGGCGACCGTCGACGGCGGGTTGTCGCTCTGGATGTAGATGTTGAGCGTCGTGTTGTCGAGTGCGACGGAACCGGCCTGCGTCGGCTGCATGGCCTGCGACACGATGCCGCCGACGGCGACCTCGCTCAGACCGGCCGCTGCCGCCTTGGAACGGTCGACGTTCACCGCGACGTACGGAAGCGACGCGCTGAGGTTGTCCGTGACCTGCTTGACCGAGTCCTGCTTCTTGACCTCGGCGACGACCGCATCCGTCGCCTTCTGCAGGTCTTCGTTGCTGGTGGCCGTGATGTCGATCTCGATATCGCTCGATCCGCCGAACCCGCTCTGCGCGGAGACGACGATGTCGCCCTGGTCCTTCACCGCCGCGAGCTCGTCCTCGATGGTGCTCTTCAGCGCATCCTGGTCGGCATCCGGGTCGGTGGTCACCGAGAACGTGGTGTTGCCGCCGCCGCCGGTGAACGCGGCCTGCAGGGATGCCCCGCTCGACCCGATCGAGACCTGCACCGTCTTGACGCCCTTGGTGTCGATGAGCTTCTGCTCGACCACCTTGGATGCGTCGTCCTTCGCCTGCAGGGAGGTGCCCGGCGCGAGAGTCTGCGTGATGGTGAGCGTGTTCTGGCCCGTGGATCCGAGGAAGTTCGTCTTCATCAGCGGGGTGAGCGCCAGCGTTCCGACGAGCACGACCACCGCGATGAGCACGGTCGCGACCGAGTGCTTCAACGTCCAGTGGATGATCGGAAGGTAACCGCGCTGCAGTCGCGACGGGTGCTCCAGCTCGTCCTCGCCGGCGGCCATCGCCTCCTCGATCGACAGGTGCGATGCGTCGGACGCCTCGACACCACCCTCGTGCTTGCGCGCCTTCGGCGGGCGGAGGAACCAGTAAGCGAGCACCGGCACGATCGTCAGCGAGACGAGCAGCGACGACAGCAGCGCGATGGTCACGGTGAGCGCGAAGGGCCGGAACAGCTCGCCGGTCACGTCGCCGACGAACGCCAGCGGCAGGAACACGGCGACGGTGGTGATGGTGGATGCGGTGATCGCCCCCGCCACCTCGCGCACGGCCTTGACGATGGTCGCCGCTCTGTCGACGCCGGCGACGAGCTGTCTCTTGATGTTCTCGATGACCACGATGGAGTCGTCGACCACACGGCCGATGGCGATGGTCAGCGCGCCGAGCGTGATGATGTTGAGCGTGTAGCCGGTCGCCCACATCACGATGAAGGTGATGAGCACGCTGGTCGGGATCGAGATCGCGGTGACCAGGGTGGAGCGGATCGACAGCAGGAAGATCAGGATGACGATCACGGCCATCAGGAGGCCGAGCAGGCCCTCCTCGGTGAGCGAGTTGATCGACTGGGTGATGAACGGCGCCTGGTCGAACACGACGGTGATCTTCGCGCCGTCGCCGAGCTTCGTCTGCAGGTCGTCGATCAGGGCGCTGACGCCGTGCGAGACCTCGACCGTGTTCGCGGACGGCAGCTTGGTGACGGCGATGGTGAGCGCCGGCTTGCCGTCGACGCGCGAGATGGAGGTGGTGGGGTCGTCGGTCTTCTGCACCGTCGCGACGTCGCCGATGGTGGGCGGGGTGGCTGCTGCGGTTGCAGCGGCGGCCGCGGCTGCGTCGGCTGCGCCCGTGGAGCCGGTCGCCCCGGCACCGGCAGCGCCAGCGCCCGCACCTGCGGCGGCACCCGCGCCTGCACCAGCACCTGCGCCTGCGCCTGCGCCGGATGAGCCAGCACCGGATGCACCCGCCGACCGGATGAGTGGAAGCCCGGCGATGTCGTCGATCGAGCTCAGCTTCGCCCCGGACTGCACGGAGAGCGTCTTGCCATTCTCGGTGATCGAACCGCCCGGGATGAGGACGCCGTTCTGCTGCAGCGCATCCTTGATCGACTGGCTGGTCACGCCGGCGGCGGCGAGCTTGGCACTGTCCGGGGTGATGGTGATGCGCTGGCCGACCTCGCCGACGAGCTGGGCGTCGTTGACGCCGGAGACGTCTTTGATGTCGGGGATGACCAGCTTGGTGATCTTGTCGGCGAGCGCGCGCGAGTCCTGGTCGCTGGTGACGGCGAGCTGGATGACGGGGAAGTCGTCGATGCTGCCGGAGAACACCTGCGGGTCGACGTTGCTCGGCAGCGTGGACTTGATGCGGTTGATCGCCTGATCGATCTTCTGCTCTGCGGTCGCGAGGTCGGTGCCGTAGGTGAACTTCGCCGTGATGATCGACTGGTTGGTGCTGCTCACCGCCGACGTGCTCTCGAGGTCGGGCACGCCCTGGATGGCCGTCTCGACCGGCGTGCTCACGTCGTTGTTGACCACCTCGGGCGATGCGCCGGGGTAGCTGGTGATGATCGCGAGCTGCGGGAACGAGATGGTCGGCGCGAGCTCCTGCTTGAGGTTCGTCAGCGCCAGGCCGCCGAACACCGCGGCCACGATCGTGACGAGCGCGATCAGCGCGCGGTTCTTCATACTCAGGACGGCGAGGAAATGCACAGTCTTTTCCCTTGACAGAAAGTGGATGCGAGACGCGCGGCACCACAGCCGCCCGCAAAGTATCTCATTGCAGCCTGTGCAAGTTCCTCATGCCCTGGTACGACTTCGGGGTGGAGACGTACTCCCCCGGGACGGTTCTCGCGCCCGCTGCTGACACTCACGACGGATCCCATCCTCGCGACGCGAGCGAGCGGAAGACCAACCCGACCAGCCGTTTCTCCGACCGCAGGTGCTCGGCCCCCACCCGAAGCACCAGCTCGCCCTGCTGCTGCAGAGCGGTGGTCCGCGTCAGGTCTCTGCGCCACTGGCGCGGCTCGATGCGGTGGTGGTCGCCCTCGTACTCGACGATCGTGCGGTATGGCGCGAACCGGAGCTCCGGCCTCGCCAGGAACCGCCCATCCGGAGTGTGCAGGTCGACGTTCACATCCGGCGCAGGCAGCCCGGCCTCCGCCAGGATCAGCCGCAGCAGCGATTCGGGCGGAGACTCCGCGCGGCCGTCGAGCAACTCGACCGCGGTTCTGGCCCGGGATGCGCCCCGAGCACCTGCGGGAGGGACCGCCGCCCGCACGTCATCGTGGGACGCGAGCGGCGCCCGGCCGCCGAGAACCGCATCGCCCAGCACCACCAGCTCTCGGATGCTCGCCGTCGCGGCCAGGTCGGCCCACGTCCGCGCCGCCGACGTCACCGGCAGCCCGCGCACCCGACACGTCTCGCCCGCGGAGAGCGGACGCGAGTGGGACTGCACCCCGGTGAGGCGCGGCGGCCGCGCGGGTGGGGCGACGGTCAGGTGCAGGACGGGCTGTGCGTGCGTGGGTGGCGCATCCGAGGGTGGCAGATGGTGGTGAAGCGCAGACGCGCTCGGCGAATCCGGAGGCGGCAGATGAGCCCGCGCACCCTGCTGCCGCACGCCAGGCAGCCACCGCGTATCCGGCAGCCCCAGCAGGATGGCGGCCGTGGCGTGGGAGAGGACGCCGCCGGGCTCCCTGGCGCAGAGGGCGGCGCAGCGCGCGACGAAGTCGGCCGCCAGCCTGGCGGGCACCCGAGCGCCGCGGAACGGCGTGACCAGCTCGCTGCGCGACAGGCGGACGGGCTCGACGCCGAGCGCCCGCGCCTCCCGGAGGGAGAACGGGCGGTTGCGCAACCGGGGATGACTCATGCCCCCTACCATGCCCAATTCCGCCACCACGCGTCGGATTCTCTCCACAGGCCGCCCCGCCAGCCCGCGAGATGCCACTATCTGTCGCGCATCCCGGGCGTTTCGCGACAGATAGTGGCATCTCACCGCCCAGCCGCCGGCCGCCCCTAGACCACGTTGGGCAGCGGGGCCGCGTCGGCGAATGCCGACGGCTCCCGCAGCGCGTCCGGCCACGCGCGCGACAGCGCCGCGAACGCGCGCACCGTCTCCTCCTCCGAGTACGTGATCGGGATGCGGAGGAAGCGCTCGAACGCCCCATCCAGCCCGAACCGCGGCCCGGCCGCGATCAGCAGCCCGTGGTTGCGCGCACCCAGCGTCAGCGCCGAGCTGACCGGCGCGCCGATCCCGATCCACGCGGCCAAACCGCCGTGCATCCTGGGCACCACCCAGTCCGGGAACGTCTGCGCCGCCAGCCGCGCCACCCGCTCCCTCCCCGCCGCGAGTTCCGAGCGCCGGGAGTCCAGGATCTCCGCCATCTGCGGCAGCATCCGCGCCACCACCAGCTGTTCCAGCAGCGGCGTGCCCAGGTCGGTCGCCGGTTTCGCCGCGATCAGCTTCTGGATGTGCGGCCGTTCCGCCCGGATCCAGCCGATCCGCAGGCCGCCCCACAGGCTCTTGCTCGCCGACCCGATCAGCAGCACGGGCGCATCCCCCGCCCCTCGCGAGCCGTAGCGCGGCAGCGGCAGGTGTTCGCCGAGCCTGTCGATGTCGAGGTCGGCCGTCGTCTCGTCGCCGACCACGATCGTGCCCTGCGCCGCCGTCGCCGCCAGCAGCCGCGCGCGGGTCTCCGGCGACATGGATGCGCCCGTCGGGTTCTGGAAGTCCGGGATCAGATAGGCGAGGGCCGGGTTGGCGCGCCGCAGCGTCTGCTCGATCGCGTCGATGTCCCACCCGTCCTCCTCCGCACCCACCGGATGCGGGGCGTCGGCGGGCGGGATGGTGACCGTCACCGGAACCAGGCGCGCCCCGGCGAGCCGGAACGACTCCGTGGCGTGCGGGTAGGTGGGCATCTCGATCATCGTGCGGTCGCCGCGGCCGACGAAGGTGCGTGCGATCAGGGCGATGGCCTGCTGCGCGCCGACCGTCACGAGCACCTGGTCCGGGTCGGTGGGGAGGCCGCGCTCGCGGTAGCGGTCGGCGATGGCCTCCCGGAGATGCGGGAGCCCGACCGCGTCGTATCCGGAGTGCGGGAGGAAGTGCGGCAGCTCCTCCGCCGCCGCGCGCGCCGCTGCGGGGAGGGACGATGCCGCCGGCAGCGCCGCCTTGGTGAAGTCGAGCATCCCGTCGCCGCCGGGGGTCGGGGCGGTGACGAGCACCGGTCCAGGCAGCCGGGCGACGCTGCCGGATCCGCGCACGCTGTCGAGGAATCCGGCGTCGCGCAGCCCCCGGTACGCGGCGGTCACCGTGGTGCGGCTGAGTTCCAGCCGGGCGGCGAGGTCACGCTCGGCGGGCAGGCGCGTGTCGATCGGGATGCGTCCGTCGAGCACCAGCAACCGGATGCGGTCGGCGAGCGCCTGGTAGTGGGCGCCGCCTCCTCGCCACTCCCCGAGGAGCGTTTCGAGCGATCGGGCGGTGAGCTGTGCATCCGGCATAAGGCCACCTTAAGCAAATTGGACTCTTGATAAAAGGCCAATCAACAAATTGGATAGGAGCGTGACCCGCCGACTCCTTCTCACCAGACGCCTCGCGCAACTCCTCATCGGGCTGTTCCTCTACGGAATCGCCATCGCGATGATGGTGCGCGCCGGCATCGGGGTGTCGCCGTGGGACGTGCTCGCGCAAGGTCTGTCGATCAAGACCGGCCTGCTGTTCGGGCTGATCACCAACCTCGTCGGCATCGCCGTGCTGCTGTTCTGGATCCCGCTCCGCCAGCGCCCGGGACTCGGCACCGTGCTCAACGTGCTGCTCGTCGGCCCGAGCGCGCAGCTCGGGCTCACGCTCATCCCGCAGCAGACCGAACTGTGGGCGCAAGTGCTGCTGTTCACCGGCGGCCTGCTGCTCCTGGCGGTCGCGACCGGCCTCTACATCGGCCCCAAGCTGGGCCCCGGCCCGCGCGACGGCCTGATGACCGGGCTGCACGCGCGCACCGGCTGGCCGATCTGGGCCGTGCGCACCGGCATCGAGGTGACCGTGCTCATCATCGGGTGGCTGCTCGGCGGCAACGTCGGCATCGGAACGCTCGCGTTCGCGCTGCTGGTCGGGCCGCTCTGCAGCATCACCCTCCCCTTCTTCGCGATCCGGCTGCCGCAGGACGCTGCAACGACTGCGGCGGCGCTGGAAAGCGAGCTCGAGGGAACGGCCGAGCAATCGGCCGGCCTCGGGGAGCAGGATGCCGCCACGTTCGACGTGCGCGACGGCATCCTGCTCGAAACCGACGCGGCCACCAGGATGCGCGACCACCGCGCGGCCGACAGCAACGTGATCGGCGGGGTGCAGCCCGACCGCGAGGCAGGCGCATCCCGTCGCCCGGCGCAGGCGGTCGCCGCGTACTGGCTCGATGATCGACTGATGGCCAGGGAACGTCTTGAGCGTGGCTCTGGCTCTGGCTCTGGCTCTGGCTCTGATTCCCGACCGCGTCCTCGTCCCCGCCGCGCCTGAGCCCGAGTCGCCGGATCTGACGCCGCGCGCGCCGCCCCGCGCTCCGCATGGTCGTGGCCGCGTCAGCGACACCCCGCGCGTCCCTGAGGCGCTCACCGTGGGCGGGTCGCGTCCCAGCCTTCTCACGTCCGCAGCCATCGAGCCGGGACTTGTGCACGCCCCGACACGGCGTGTCGCGTCCATAAGTCCCGGCTCGATGACTTGGGGGCGGGATCGGGACCCGGACTCCGCCCCCTACAGCCGCGCCGCGTACGCGCGCAGCGCGTCGCGCACGAACGTGGCGCCCGCGGCGCCGCCGTAGTTCGCGGCGAACCGCGGGTCGGCGACGTACATCTCGCCGAGGCCGGTGAGGTAGGCGGCCGTCGGGCGGCCGTTCTCGCTGCCGGGGGTGCCGGGGATAGAGCCGAGCCAGTCGGCGTGGCGCTGGGCGAGTGCCTGCGCCTCGTCGCCCTCCGGGTCGATGCCGCGGTCGGCGGCGGCGATCCAGTCGGCGGCGAGCTGCTTCTGCAGACGCTGCCATTCGGCGCGCTCGGCCGGCGTCTTGCTGCGCCACCACGCGTCGGACGCGGCGTACGCGTCCTTGCCCCAGCGCTCCTCCACCTCCTCCTTGTATTGGGTGTGGTCGAAACCGTCGAGCATGTCTTCCGCCAAGATGTCTTCTCCTTCGCTGATCGCCTGGATGGTCGTCTCGACCGACGCGATCTGCCGCGCCAGCCGTTCCCGCTCGTCGCGCAGCCACGCGAGGTGGCCGTGCAGGGCGGGGATCGCATCCACCTGGTTCGTGAGCACGTCGGCGATGGCCGGGAGGCCGAGTCCGAGGTCGCGGAGCAGCAGGATGCGCTGCAACCGCACGAGGGAGTCCCTGTCGTAGTACCGGTAGCCATTGCTGCCGATCCTGCTGGGCGGGAGGAGCCCGATGTCGTCGTAGTGACGCAGCGTCCTGCTGGTCGTTCCGGCGAGCCTGGCGATCTCTTGGATGGACCAGTCCATCGTCGTCTCCTCTCTCTCGTGGGGTGCGAAGCCCACGGTAGAGGTTGACGTTACGTCAAGGTCAAGCGGCGATCAACGCTTGGCGCGGGCCGGGACCTTCTTCGTCTCCGACACCGGCTTCTGCGGCTGCTGATCCGTCGCGCCCTGCGTCGGCGCAGGCGACTGCCCGGCGGAGGCGGGCGTCCCGTGGCCGCGAGGATGACCGTGCTGCTTCGACGCCGGCTCCAGCGGACGGCGCGCGACCGGGCGCACCGGCTCGCCACGGCGATCCTGACCGGGAAGCGGGCGGGAGCGGCGGCCGTAGATCAGCGACGACGAGTCGAGCAGCCACGGCACGAGCGCGACGGTCACACCGTGGCAGAGCAGCAGCTGCTGCCGGATGCGCCGTGCGCGGTGGTTGTGCAGCAGCGACTCCCACCAGTGCCCGACGATGTACTGCGGAAGGTAGACGGTCACCACTTCGGAGCCGTGCTCCTCGCGGCGGTGCTTCAGGTACTTGATCAGCGGGTGGCCGAACTCGCGGTACGGGGACTCGATGATGGTCAGCGGCACGTGGATGTTCTGCTGGATCCACTGCTGCTGCAGCTTCTCCGTCGACTCCTCGTCGACCGCCACGTGCACGGCCTCGATCGAGTCGTGCCGGGCGGCGATGGCGTAGTCGAGCGCCTTGAGCGCCGGCTTCTGCATCTTGCCGACGAGCACGATCGCGTGGTCTCCGCGGCTGCCGAACGTGGTGACGGGGTCGACCTCGATCTCCTTCTCCACGTCCCGGTAGTAGCGGTTCACGCCGAGCATGAGCAGCCACAGGATGGGCATGAAGATGAAGACGAGGTATGCACCGTGGGTGAATTTGGTGATCGTCACGACGATGAGCACCACGGCGGTGAGGAACGCGCCGAACGCGTTGATGCAGAGCGAGCGGACGATGCTCGACCGTTCGTGCGGCTTCACGGTCCCGGACCGCAGCAGGGTGATCCAGTGCTTGACCATCCCGGACTGGCCGAGCGTGAACGAGACGAACACGCCGATGATGTAGAGCTGGATGAGCTGGGTCAGGTTGGCGCGGTAGACCAGCAGCAGCACGGTCGCTGCGAGGGCCAGCAGGATCATGCCGTTCGAGTAGACCAGGCGGTCGCCGCGGGTGTTCAGCGACTTGGGCGCGTACGAGTCGCGGGCGAGCACGGAGCCGAGCAGCGGGAAGCCGTTGAACGCGGTGTTCGCCGCGAGCAGCAGCACGACGGCGGTGGCGGCCTGCACGATGAAGAACAGGATGGTGTTGTTGCCGAACGTCGCGGCGGCGATCTGGGCGATCAGGCTGCGCTGCGGCTCGGTGGCGCACTGCGCCCAGCCCTGCAGGTCGCAGGGGTTCTCGGCATAGTGCACGCCGCTGATCAGGGCGACCGTGGTGAGCCCGGCGAACAGGATGATGGCGATGCCGCCCATCAGTCCGAGCGTCTTGCGGGCGTTCTTGATCTTCGGGGTGCGGAACGCCGGCACGCCGTTGGCGACGGCCTCCACACCGGTGAGGGCCGAACATCCACTGGAGAAGGCGCGCAGGAGCAGGAGCACCGTCGCCGCCTGGGTGAGGCTGGTGGCGTGCACCTCGAAGTTCGCGGACTCGGCGACCGGCGCATCCCCGAACGCGGTGCGCACCAGCGCGGTCACGATCATCACGAAGATGCTGC encodes the following:
- the hutI gene encoding imidazolonepropionase, which encodes MRTVGGAVGGAGSSTLLVTGIGELVTNDPARPGMLGLVPSASLLVADGRVVWAGASGALPPDSADLAATAEVLDVGGAAVIPGFVDSHTHLVFGGDRAAEFEARMSGQPYTAGGIRSTVAATRAATDAELSSRLDAFVAELHAQGTTTFEIKSGYGLTVDDEARLLRLAERVTPETTFLGAHVVPAEYADDPEAYVELVVGPMLDACAPHARWIDVFCETGAFTPEQSRRILSAGASRGLGVRVHASQLAPGLGVAVAVSLDAASVDHCTHLTPDDIARLAASRTVATLLPGVEFSTRQPYPDARRLLDAGVTVALASDCNPGSSFTSSMPFCIAVAVRDMGMTPAEALWAATAGGAAALRRDDVGHLAPGARADFAVLRAPGYVHMAYRPGVPLVAATYRAGVRVG
- a CDS encoding arginase family protein; protein product: MSTRQLSVDPLWPRAGAWPSLDGIPGDEAVDLAFLGIPTWRTSLSATGAGETPAAVREAVRYYAAFVPGSEVERLAFADAGDVDEPDGPEGEGRAIAAMADAVSRSRVTVAVGGDNALTVPAALGAWGDALPTAGLITLDAHHDLRDGVSNGSPVRRLVEAGLDGRRVVQIGIADFANSPAYAARAEAYGITVVPRDALHARPIDDVMAEALEIAGAAGGPVHVDLDVDVCDRSVAPGCPASVPGGLAAWELRRFARLAGASRAVRSADVAEVDATADAPDGRTVRLAALLVLEVAAGLALRG
- a CDS encoding efflux RND transporter permease subunit yields the protein MHFLAVLSMKNRALIALVTIVAAVFGGLALTNLKQELAPTISFPQLAIITSYPGASPEVVNNDVSTPVETAIQGVPDLESTSAVSSTNQSIITAKFTYGTDLATAEQKIDQAINRIKSTLPSNVDPQVFSGSIDDFPVIQLAVTSDQDSRALADKITKLVIPDIKDVSGVNDAQLVGEVGQRITITPDSAKLAAAGVTSQSIKDALQQNGVLIPGGSITENGKTLSVQSGAKLSSIDDIAGLPLIRSAGASGAGSSGAGAGAGAGAGAGAAAGAGAGAAGAGATGSTGAADAAAAAAATAAATPPTIGDVATVQKTDDPTTSISRVDGKPALTIAVTKLPSANTVEVSHGVSALIDDLQTKLGDGAKITVVFDQAPFITQSINSLTEEGLLGLLMAVIVILIFLLSIRSTLVTAISIPTSVLITFIVMWATGYTLNIITLGALTIAIGRVVDDSIVVIENIKRQLVAGVDRAATIVKAVREVAGAITASTITTVAVFLPLAFVGDVTGELFRPFALTVTIALLSSLLVSLTIVPVLAYWFLRPPKARKHEGGVEASDASHLSIEEAMAAGEDELEHPSRLQRGYLPIIHWTLKHSVATVLIAVVVLVGTLALTPLMKTNFLGSTGQNTLTITQTLAPGTSLQAKDDASKVVEQKLIDTKGVKTVQVSIGSSGASLQAAFTGGGGNTTFSVTTDPDADQDALKSTIEDELAAVKDQGDIVVSAQSGFGGSSDIEIDITATSNEDLQKATDAVVAEVKKQDSVKQVTDNLSASLPYVAVNVDRSKAAAAGLSEVAVGGIVSQAMQPTQAGSVALDNTTLNIYIQSDNPPSTVAQLADLQIPTVTGPVALSTLASVEETNGPSTVTTERGLRTSTVTATPATDNLGTANAAVTTALKDANLPSGATAKIGGVSSSQSDAFSQLGIALLAAILIVYIVMVATFRSLRQPLLLLVSVPFAATGAIALQIISGIPLGVASLIGVLMLIGIVVTNAIVLIDLVNQYRRRGMSVPEAVAHGASRRLRPILMTALATIAALTPMAIGLTGHGGFISQPLAIVVIGGLVSSTLLTLVVLPTLYNLVEGARERRAAKRARKAAAAGGPDAGSGDGAGGSGTGGGDGGPGAPGAPGAPGGPGESGGPGSGGPAAAPPVWTAPAGGQQR
- a CDS encoding PLP-dependent aminotransferase family protein — protein: MPDAQLTARSLETLLGEWRGGGAHYQALADRIRLLVLDGRIPIDTRLPAERDLAARLELSRTTVTAAYRGLRDAGFLDSVRGSGSVARLPGPVLVTAPTPGGDGMLDFTKAALPAASSLPAAARAAAEELPHFLPHSGYDAVGLPHLREAIADRYRERGLPTDPDQVLVTVGAQQAIALIARTFVGRGDRTMIEMPTYPHATESFRLAGARLVPVTVTIPPADAPHPVGAEEDGWDIDAIEQTLRRANPALAYLIPDFQNPTGASMSPETRARLLAATAAQGTIVVGDETTADLDIDRLGEHLPLPRYGSRGAGDAPVLLIGSASKSLWGGLRIGWIRAERPHIQKLIAAKPATDLGTPLLEQLVVARMLPQMAEILDSRRSELAAGRERVARLAAQTFPDWVVPRMHGGLAAWIGIGAPVSSALTLGARNHGLLIAAGPRFGLDGAFERFLRIPITYSEEETVRAFAALSRAWPDALREPSAFADAAPLPNVV
- a CDS encoding membrane protein, which produces MTRRLLLTRRLAQLLIGLFLYGIAIAMMVRAGIGVSPWDVLAQGLSIKTGLLFGLITNLVGIAVLLFWIPLRQRPGLGTVLNVLLVGPSAQLGLTLIPQQTELWAQVLLFTGGLLLLAVATGLYIGPKLGPGPRDGLMTGLHARTGWPIWAVRTGIEVTVLIIGWLLGGNVGIGTLAFALLVGPLCSITLPFFAIRLPQDAATTAAALESELEGTAEQSAGLGEQDAATFDVRDGILLETDAATRMRDHRAADSNVIGGVQPDREAGASRRPAQAVAAYWLDDRLMARERLERGSGSGSGSGSDSRPRPRPRRA
- a CDS encoding MerR family transcriptional regulator, translating into MDWSIQEIARLAGTTSRTLRHYDDIGLLPPSRIGSNGYRYYDRDSLVRLQRILLLRDLGLGLPAIADVLTNQVDAIPALHGHLAWLRDERERLARQIASVETTIQAISEGEDILAEDMLDGFDHTQYKEEVEERWGKDAYAASDAWWRSKTPAERAEWQRLQKQLAADWIAAADRGIDPEGDEAQALAQRHADWLGSIPGTPGSENGRPTAAYLTGLGEMYVADPRFAANYGGAAGATFVRDALRAYAARL